The genomic DNA TATCATCCTTTGTCAGCCCGTTGTTTTCAAGAAAAGCATGGACGAATGGCCCGAGCCAACTTGTAATAATGGCAGGAATGCTTTTGGAGAAGACGACGTATAGACCGTTGTTTTTTACATCCCATCCCATGACATTCTCGGAATCAGGCATGAGCTTCGATGTCGTCGCAACAATTGTCGGCATCGCTTTTTTCGCTTGCATTACAGATTGATCGCCCGCCACGAGGGCACATGCAATACCATCCGAAAATAGCGATACACCGACCAAATTACTTTTCGAATAATCGTCTTTTTGAAAAGTTAAACTGCATAATTCAACGGACAGCACGAGGACGTTCGCTTCTGGAAAAGCGAGACAGTATTCATAGGCCCTGCTAATGCCTGCTGCACCGCCTGCGCAGCCAAGTCCCCAGATGGGAATACGTTTTGTGTCGTCGCGGAATTCGATTTGATTCATAATGCGGGCTTCAATGCTTGGTGTGGCAATCCCGCTGCTTGAAATGAAGAAAATGGCATCAATCATTGACGCTTCAATCGGGGTCTCTGTTTTCGCAAGGCATGCCTGTACAGCTTGCACACCAAAGTCGACAGCTTGTTGAATATATAAATTGTTGCGTTCTTCAAAGCCATGTGTTTGCCCATACCATTCAAGTGGCATGCAGACGTTTCGTGTTTCAATATCGCCATTGTGAAACACGGTTAAAAGTCGTTCGATGTTCAGGTATTTTGCGCTAAAAAGGGAGCGCGTGAACGCGGTGGCTTGTTCTTGTTGCACGGCATGAGGCGGTTTGAGTGTACTAACCGAAAGAATTTTTGGCATAAGTCCCCTCCATATTCAAAATTAACGTATTGTGAATACTTCTAACGTACGCGGGACTTGTACAAAAGATGAATAAGAAAAGCGTAAGGCGCCTGAAGCATAGACAAAAAAGATGCCAAAGGAATGATTCCCTTGGCATTCTACTATTATTTATTGTTGATCCTGCGCAAGTTGTGCGCATAATTGCTGTAAACTTTCGATAAATTTCAAATCGCTTTCCTTCGAACGTTTTTTGGGGCCACGCAATCGTCCGCCGGCCATTCGGACCTTTTGTGCTGTATGGCGTGCGTACAATAGTTGGTCGATATTGTCTGCTGTGTACAGCCTGCCATTTTGATCAATTGGATGTCCTTTTTTCGCGAGGACCATTGCGGCTAGCCCATAATCTTGCGTTACAACAATGTCATCCTTTTGTACACGATTGACGAGTACGAAGTCGACTGCATCGGCACCTTTTGAAACGATAA from Sporosarcina sp. FSL K6-1522 includes the following:
- a CDS encoding 3-oxoacyl-[acyl-carrier-protein] synthase III C-terminal domain-containing protein codes for the protein MPKILSVSTLKPPHAVQQEQATAFTRSLFSAKYLNIERLLTVFHNGDIETRNVCMPLEWYGQTHGFEERNNLYIQQAVDFGVQAVQACLAKTETPIEASMIDAIFFISSSGIATPSIEARIMNQIEFRDDTKRIPIWGLGCAGGAAGISRAYEYCLAFPEANVLVLSVELCSLTFQKDDYSKSNLVGVSLFSDGIACALVAGDQSVMQAKKAMPTIVATTSKLMPDSENVMGWDVKNNGLYVVFSKSIPAIITSWLGPFVHAFLENNGLTKDDITHFVAHPGGKKVLTAYEEALAFDQTKTAIPRDVLRNNGNMSSPTILYVLEQFMEHEPVAGEYGLMAALGPGFCGELLLLKWE
- a CDS encoding YaiI/YqxD family protein, giving the protein MATILIDADACPVVSETIRIAKQFKFPCILICDTAHEMHRDGAETIIVSKGADAVDFVLVNRVQKDDIVVTQDYGLAAMVLAKKGHPIDQNGRLYTADNIDQLLYARHTAQKVRMAGGRLRGPKKRSKESDLKFIESLQQLCAQLAQDQQ